Below is a genomic region from Haliotis asinina isolate JCU_RB_2024 chromosome 14, JCU_Hal_asi_v2, whole genome shotgun sequence.
CATTACAGATTGGTGGAATTTAAGTCAAACTTCAACTTACAGTCTCATTTCACTTTATAATTCCACCTCACTATTCCGTGAAACGGGAAATCCATGACAAGAAATAGAAATAAgcatttaatgacagtaatgatTATCAATACTCATGCCAATGGTACAAAACATATCATGTATGCAATGAAATGAGAACTTCCAGAGTAAGTATCATCTAACAACCAGAATCTTCCAAAGAGTTTAAGACTGATTCACTGAAAACAGTCTCATCCGATATGGGCTTCTGGTAAAACTTCTCTCTTTTCCACCTTGCGGTTCTCAGTATTGTGTTCAGCTGCTATGAAAACCTGCACTTATTGCAGCTGAACGTACACTGTGAGGCTTACCGATATTCATGTCAATACCAGTCCCTGTCAAAACAGTTTGACCCACCTAGCCAGAGTACTCTTGCTTACTCGTTTAAGAGGCATTTGTAGAGCTAATAACAGAGCTGTTTCATTGTTTCGAACCATCTTGGTGAGTTCAAGGTAAATTCTCATGGTTTTTACCATGCACAAAGCAGGGTCACTAGAACTAGACGGAGTTAACTCCCCTTGGTGATACTGGGGCCTGAACAGCTTCAATAAAGCACCAAATCTAATTTTTACTACACTATCACTAACATCTATATTTCTAAGGTCTATAAAGTGCAAAGACTGCACACTCTGTGCTGTGAGCAACAGTAATAAAGATACCAGCTTCAAACTTGTACCCTCAAGATCCAATGAAGTCCCCATGTGTTGTAGGTAATACAGCACTGTTGTCACATCCCAAGCAACAGTGTATCTTGGTAAGGCTGGTCTGAGATTGAATACACCTCTCATAAATCTCACAAGCCTGGCATGTTGACCCACGGGTTTGTCACCTATGATCACTTCCGAGGACAAGGCTGAACGTACACTGTTAAGTCCTTGATTGTATAAGTCTGCTAGGAAGTCTAAACAGTTTAAAGATGGTGACTTGGAATTCAGATCTCTTTGAGCACAAAAACACAATCACTTCGTGAAATACGTCCTATGCTGTTTATGGGTACTTTCTCTCCATGATGACAACAGGATGTCCGCAACTGGTTTCAATACTCCTTCACTTTCCAGGCTTTTCCTGACAGCTTGAACGCTGCTAGCCTCATTTCTGGAGGTAGATGGTGAACAATTTGTGGTTTGTCCTGTAGGGTGAGAAGTATTTTTGATCTCAGCAACAGTCTGGGATAGCTGGAGTAGTCTGTTGAACCAGCACTGAGTCTGCCACAGAGGAACAACCATCAGCATCTCTGCTTGCTCCGCTTGAATCTTGCGTAAATACTCTGCCGTCTGATGATCAGACTGAAGGGACAAAACATATAGTCATAAATATAGTCACCCCAAAATAGTGTAAAAGCATCTACAGCTTCTGCTTAGCGGTCTGGGTGCCAGGACACATAATATTCAGGTTGCTTATTGAGACATGAAGTATGTAAGTCCCGAGATGGAGTACCAAAACAGTATTGTAGCTCGTCAAACATATTCGTGTCCAATTTCCGCTCCTTACTATCTGCACAGCTGTGTGAATACTGGTTAGCTTCTACGTTATCAGAGCCAGGCACATGCGCTGCTGATAACTAAATTTGTTTACTCATGCATCATAGTCTCTTGCAACATTGTTACAAGTCCCTTTCATACCACCCATGTTGTTAACATAAGTCACTGCCATAGTGCTGTACATCAGTAGTCTAATATGCACTTGTCTACATTTATCTGCGAAGGACTGAAGGGAAAAACCATGCTGCTTTCAATTCaacatgttgacatgttgtTCACTCTCTTCCAACGACCATCGTCCCACAATGTGTTCCGTCCATTATGGTGTTCCGATTCTGACGATAGTTCACTGTTCTCGTTTGAGACAACATTGCAGCTTAATGTTTGTTTAAAAGCATTCGGGTCTTTCCATGACTTTCCAGACGATCCTCCAAACATTTCATTAAATGCAACTATAGCAGCACCAAACTGTTGCACGGAGTCCAATTGCCCCGCTGTCTCCAGCATAGCACCTAGTAATTTCTCGATGTTTGTGTCTGCCATCATATCCCTTTCCCCAGCCAATGTTGACAGCATGACACTGTCCGTTTCCCTGGCTTCTTTGGTCTAAGTTGCAATTCTGCCTCTTGCATGTTGACCGCACTGGGTGCCTGATTGGGGTTTGGAACTTTCCTTGCATTGCACAATTGTAAAAATGTTCTTGCAAGTCAGTTTACCTACCAACACCACCGACTTAACAAATGTCTTTTCAGACGGACATTCACCAGTGTCTGTCGCAGGCACCTCCATTTGGAACTTTGGCCTATAGAGCCAACTGCAACCAGCGGTCATCTTGGTCAATTAAACCTGCAGAGTAAGTTTAACACCCTAGGTAGTCTACTGCAAAAGTTTCTTTGTGTACCAAACAGCATTGTGGTACGTAAACAGCAGAAGTGACTCGTGTTCTCAAACGACTTTAACTAATTTCTTCTGCAGACAATGAAAGATGCGTATGTAGACTAATGGCTAGCACAAGCAGCACACAAGTCCCCTTTCATGGAATAGTGAAGTggaattaatgctcatgtgtatatatgctTACAATGTGTTTTAAAGGCAAATGTTTCTTAACTGTAACTAACAGCATATCATTCTAATACTATGTCACCCTGCATCTTGTGTCAAAAGGGAAAAACATCTACTCCTCtccaaaaaacaaaattaaaaacagaaacaacaagtcGAAGGAAATGATGATCAGCCACACCCATACCACAGTTCTGATGTGCTTAACtctttcttgtttttgttactTGTTTTTCGCAATTCTCAAACTAGCAAATGAATATTGCTTTACAAAGCAATGGCAACCTTCCAGCTATTCACAGCATCGCAAACAAGTGagctaaaataaataaagaagcaAAATTATGGGCAATCAAAATTGTGCATCCAATAAATATTCACTTTATTGATAGAGAAATACAAGATGGCTAAGTATTCTGATCATATCTCTTGTATAGCTGACACTCCATGTATGCATGTCTGCAATAGTTGTTATAGAAAGTGTTCATGTTAAAATCTCATGGCTGCAAAGCTTCATGATTCGATGGTTGCTTCAGTCTGTGAGTCTTCATGTCAGCATCAATGTCATAAAAGGAGAAGTCGTTGTGACTGTAATATTCGCTCACTTTGTATGTACTGATGTCAGGTGCTGGATCAACAGCTGAAACAAAATCAAACTCAGCTATAATGTTCTGGAGTGTGTGAACAGAGTCTAATGCGCTCCACATGCTCAAAAAGCTATGTTTGTACttctttcaaaattttcaaaccCCAACACAAACAGGGTTAcctaacaccagaaatgtaccaTGACATCAAAAGTGAAGCCTGTGTACAAATGTTTATCTGGGGAAgcaatttaaaatttaaaatgcacCAGAATTTCCAGTGACTGTCATGAGCAGCAATCTTAGCagtgggttacgatgacatatttcaaccaagtaGCAGTGACTTCATGCTAATACAACAGTTTAGTCCAAATACACCATGGCCTAATCGTTAGTGACTGGTCAATGAATTGGCGAAGATGTAGCCCCAAAAGCAAATTCATCAACCAATCAACAGCGATCAGGCTGTGGTGTATTTGGACTAAGCTCGAGAGACTAGATGaagtagtgagtgaatatgcttttatgccacatttagcaacattccaacaacaaAGGTCCCCTTTGACACCAGAaagaggcttcacacattgtaccaatatgaggaatcaaacctgggtcttcagtatgacgagtggacactttaaccattaggctaccccactgtgtCAGTTGGGTGAAGTTAATGGTTTGTACCACACCAACATTCTGCATTCCACACCCACATTCTGCATTCTCTGTCATAACCTGCCGATGGATTGGATATATTACCAacaaagttatcaatatattcattagAAGACTAAAACAAATGTTGGTTGTCTTTCTAAAAGGACTACATCCATCTGAGACAGACAGTAATATTTGTTAAACATAGGCATGGCTAAAATAGCCAATCAGAGTGTTGCTGTCGAAGGCAGCTCAAAAGCGTGGTGTAACTAAACAATACAACTTGGCTGAGACAAAAGGGGCCACAGTCGGGGCATAGTACAATGTCAGGAAGCCCGACCAAATGATCAcattaatcacctcttacaacaagcatgggctgcagACAGTGAATTCTAACCTGAACCTTTACAAGGCTTAATGCAGACAAAAAATGAGCATGAGAAATAGTATCAACTATGACTGCATTTTCCACCATTCCAAGCTAAGATGCTTGCATATAGGCCTGGAAGTTCTATTTCTCGTAagtaaacatttcattatatgtCTCTTTGGCACTTCAGGGCGGTGGgattgcctagtggttaaagtgttggcttgtcacgccgaaaacccacatgggtatgatgcgtgaagaccatttctggtgtctcccatcctgatattgctgtaatattgctaacagcagagtaaaacaaaactcactcactcacatgttggcACTAACTTTTATTTCTTACAAGATATTTTACCACCATTTCTGCTCAAccagatatttttttaaatgcaaGAAATGTcagacaaaccaagaaacactACCAATATATACCCCCAATCATAGGATTGTGTCGCCCATAAGAGTTGTGGGATAGTACATGCATACATTTGCAGGTTTACATGAAGTTGGTAATGTACTACAGTTTAACTGCATATCATGACCAGAGGGAGAAGAAAACAACCCAACTCTCAtaagagaaaaagaaagaaagaaattttGGCCTACCTTTAGATTACAGCACCACCAACTTTaaagacacgtcataatactacTTTACTTAACtgcaggtgattttgttcaaaggcacattcttgaaacaatgccctatgacACTGGCATAGCAGCAAGGTCGTCAAGCTCAGCATGTGCATATAAGctccgctcactgatgtttcatatGACAAGCCATTTTCACTTTTATTAAGGTATTTAACATATcttgaattgttttaaagatatcttaaactgatttgaagatatcttgaactgaattgaagatatcttgattTGAGATAATTATTGATATCTCCAATAAAATAAAAGATATCGCGAATTGAATTAAGGATATGTTGAATaatattaatgatatcttaaaaAGAATTAATGATATCTTGCATTGAACTAGAGATATCTTAAAATTAATTAAAGATATCTCAAATAGAGAAAATATATTAAGGGATTACTGAtatctgaaattgttttaaagatatctcgaAACAAATTGAAGATATTTTAAATTGCCTTAGGGATATCTTGAAataaattaaagatatcttgaatagattcaatttcaagatatcttcaaatacttcCGGCTACATATCCGTAAATACTTCCGGTTCGGAAAATGGCGGGTGACCATGCATGAACACCTCGCACATGCCGAGAGCCGAGAAGCGGTCCTGTACTGTCAAGACATGATCCTGCATCGCGGCCGAGAACACCGCTTTTGTACATCCTACCCAGATTCGTCGCTATATGGCCGAAATAATGCCAATGCGACATAAAAAGTCACCACAACCCTCTTCAGATTCTCGTGGCCGACTACCCCTCGTATTTTCTCGAGACATTCTAGAATATATATTTCCCGTGGGGTTTTGACTAAAACATTGATATCGATGTACTCCCAGATATCATATTTTATGACCATGAATTGAGATAATAATAGGCCGGTAAACCGTTATAGTCTTGTATCAACTGTAGCGAGGTggcttgttgacatgttgtgcACATGTGCCAAGTTTCTATAGTccgtttctgtatgtgttcagcATTGGCGGCACACACTGCTAGCAAATAATCCCcaaagttagatttcaaaatccaagCAAACTTAAATTCACGATAAACAATTCAATAGTAACTGTTATTACAGTCGTAAAGTGCATTTTTCCGGACAGACTCACCGGgtgtttacattacagtttcACTGACCCGTGTGCCAATTGAGTGTTAGAAttgtataaatcatttattggcaTCATTACAAATGAaacccgtcattaaaactactcatttcgacatttaaatGCCTTAAATCGACTTTTTTGACAAATTTTAACTcgcgattcaaccaatcggagGGGCAGCCTCCGTGAATTAATGTGATTTTTGCCTATATGGGGCACTGtaaaattcatgtacatttccgaGGATAATTTGTCTTGTTTACTGGTTTGTCTAAACACAATTTCTCAAACTGAATTTGATCCGTGATGCcacgattttttttaaaaatgtagcAGCGCCCAGTGGCTAACATCcgccagtctgagaataaatgccaTTAAGGTGTATTTCCACCGAGTAACAAAATCTAAAGTACTTTCTACTAGAAGTAAAATACGCATTTACTTGGTGTCCTGTAGGATTTTGCAGGACATTGattaaaatataacaatttcactcttgaaagCGAGGTGGGTgtcaaactccttttggtcattaAGCATTTACTAGTACGTACTTTtgtgttttgggttgtttttgtcGTGATCAAAACAAATCTTAAACAGCATTTTCTATCTTTGAGCAAGAGAAGGTCCAGCCATCGGATTTAAAATATACCACTGGCTTCTTCAACGCTCGCTTCACAAACAACCCATTAAGCAGGAACTGCGGGTCAAACAAAATCTAAAGTAACAAAATCTAAAGTACTTTCTACTAGAAGTAAAATACGCATTTACTCGGTGTCCTGTAGGATTTTGCAGGACATTGattaaaatataacaatttcactcttgaaagCGAGGTGGGTgtcaaactccttttggtcattaagcatttactacaactagtaaGTACTTTtgtgttttgggttgtttttgtcGTGATCAAAACAAATCTTAAACAGCATTTTCTATCTTTGAGCAAGAGAAGGTCCAGCCACCGGATTTAAAATATACCACTGGCTTCTTCAACGCTCGCTTCACAAACAACCCATTAAGCAGGAACTGCGGGTCCGATGGATGtttgtgcatggtgacaccgtCACCCGATCCCTGGTTTGAGGGCAAAGCAATGATTGCACGTTtttgttgacgtcgagaaaATTACGgacttgttacacattttatacaCATGTGTAAAGCTAACCGAAAACCCTTCCTTACATGACGTCACAGCGGTTCGCTGCAGTGCTCTGACGACAGATGTACGTAACCTGTTTGTGGTTTCGTTATAGCGGGCAAGAGGGAAGCAGACGACTTTTTGGTTACTTTTAATCACTCGGTATCAACtaaccacaagtttttcaaagaatgaatttggtgatCCACACAAAACTAATCAGAGGTCTTTTATATGTTAACGGTTAAAAGTGTATGAAAACCCCAgaagtttattcgttcttttaAAGTGAAAAAACGGCAAAAATGAAATCTCGAAAGAACATTGCGTAACCGCCGCTGTAGAACACTATCAGAAACAAGCTATAAAAAAGTGGCGCATTGCCACATGTGTTAGCTCGCTAGCGTTGATACAGGAACTGACTCAAAAAAAACTACGATGGGTAATAGACCAAGAGAATCTGGATAGAATTCATACAGGCCGCAATACAGGATCATGTCTTGACCGCATCTCAGCTCTCGGCATGTAAGAACTGTACATGCATGGTCACCAATCATTTCCAACCGAAAGTATTTACGGATATGTAGTCGgaagtatttgaagatatcttgaaaccgttacaattcaagatatctttaattcatttcaagatatctctaactcaattcaagatatcttcaaatcaattcaagatatctgtaaaacaattttAGATATCAGTAATAGCAAGAATTGAAGATATCAATAattgaattagagatatctctaattgaattgaagatatctgtaatacatttgtggatatgtaccgatcatttcaagatatctagaATTGAATTCCAGATATGTTGAAttgaattcaagatatcttgaattaatttttaatacaattatgtacactatgattgtaattgttttgcagatatctttaaaacatttagaattATCACGAAATGTTATCTTGATATCTctataacattttgaaatatcagGAATTCTATTTTACATATGTGAAATTAATTAGAGATatcttcatttatttacaggtatctttaaatcattattgatatctttaaatataatacagatatctttaaaacaattgaagatatctgtaattcctgaataaatgtgaaaacggcTTGCTATAGTTTCATCTCAaccagccatgtcattacagaaacccaacgaTGTTGTGAGTTTCCACCAGTAGTTCCGGGGGGATGCGCAATTTATTgcaagcaccagttttaaatatttcttcttttttgactaataagctcatatttctttgtattaaagaggtgctgaggtgttatattttgtgcatttatatattttgtatttttaaatttagaaagaatgacttacattggtcacattgtgccatgttttattattcgcagttttggtcaattaaaataatctaaatatattctatatttcggtttcaaacataactatttggatcaaatgaattataactgtaaactaatatacatatatatctttgtcattcagtaattcgcaccattacaaggaaatatttatttttcgagCCGGTTCGGTGAGCGTACtctatttattagaattattccaagggttagggttaggtttagggttagggtaagcgTTAGGTACCTAATCCAATATAGTAGGTAAATGCATGAGTACcaactgttttccttttccatttttaatactttgttcacaaagaaaaagGGGGGaccaaaaacgtcaaaagttaaataaaccATGAAATGGTTTAATGACGAAATTTTGGGCTGATAGATATCGGCCTCCagcaactttcacctctagatctgcatattttcaataatgattcgAAGTCTAACTCACCCTCATGCCGTCACCAAACATGTCCATGCCCATGCCTGACAtcaacaaccgttttcagttcgaaccatatcggctcattcaacacaacatggtatcttgtagattacggaaTAGGACGATCGTGCCAAATGATATCGGGACCATTCGGCAACCGTCACTAGATTGAAAACACGAGGcaccaagtctacccgtaaccttcgtaattgtccgcaaccaatttgactctttccgttcatttccgtgacgtcacaggaatgactagctaaatttgcaTATTGTGCAACTATGTGGACGTAGTTCACGGGCTAACAATCCGAAGGTCGCGGGTTTGAGTCTGACGGGTTCTTgcaaactggttgcctgtctcactgacatgtgacctacacctgggaacgtcctcacgagaaattgtggtgctgaattctaaaggtgctccgaAATTTTAACTCCCCCAATATCTGTAAAATGATGTTGTTCAAACATAACATATAATGATGTACTAACCACATGTTCGCACTTTAGTTGCCACTGCTACAATATGTACAATAAATGCAAGTAAAGGTGTATGTGCATTTACTTTTGTACACAGTACAAGTGAGTCACTACTATTCTTGCAACAATGAATCAGATACTTTCAAAACAGCAATGATCCTTCACTTTTTCAggcaattaaattaaatgcaAAATAATTGAATACAACTCCCTTGTTGTTATCTATGTATGATGATATAAACCAACACCTGTTCATTCACCATTACTTGCTTGATGCTTAGTTACTGATCTTAGTATGGGCATAATTTGTGGTAACACTATccagattacctgacaagcgtTCTCATGTCTGTTGTAATCACTCAACCTTCTAAGTTAGGTTTTTGTGGCAAATATATTCTGTGCCACTTaatatgcacatgaaaacaGCAAGAGAGTtataaagttgttttttttaaatcactcTTATCCTCAATGCTTACCCTTTTCAGATGCTTTAGGTGTTGGACTTGGTTGTTGGGGTATGTTCCCTGATGACTGCTCCTTGGTACAATACATCATTCTGCTCACATGTCCATACCATGCCTGAATAACATAGACTTATTTCAAAGTCAACAGACATAATTtgttattctttttattttttgtcaaCACAAATATGAAACCCTAAACTGATATGTAATTGATTGTATCAGTTTGTCATTTGTTGCAGAATGGATATGGATAATATATCATAGAAACCATGAGCACAAACATTTATGCCACTGACAGGTGTTGTACTGTTACATTTTGAAGCAGGTCATCCAGTACTTCTGTAACAACTGAAACTTGCAATCTTATTTAATTCACCTTGCATGCTATTTCACTATATGCTTCATCTATACATAAACATTGGCCGAACCATACACATTGTTACTTGAATTGATCATTATGATAAACCATTTTCCAGTTATTTGTTACTTATAACTGTTTATTATCATGCATATAATTCTTCAACAAATAAATGTCATACAAAATGGTTATGAATTTTCTACATAGTTATCACGGAAAAAACATGATTTGTGAATTTCGCCCCTACCTATCACCCCAATCAAtagccaaaattacaaactgtcaTGCATACCTCACCCTGAATATACATTCAGTTACCTAGAACAGGTATTAAaaaaatgaacttatttcagtgttggaatattacaacGGGGAAGatggaaatattttatgttaaaaGAGGGGGTACGGGCGGAGCTCTTTCCCTAATATAGATATACATAACTGGCCATTTATACGAATCAGGCAAGGCATTACCTTTCCTCTCCCAACTGCTCGAAATGCCATGTTCGCAACCGACGTGACCCAACAACACAACCTTTACCGAAGCTCCCTTTAGTGATGGTATTGGTTCCTCTGCATGTAATACTGCGCATGACACCATTCTGAAGCGCTGAGATGGAGCTTACATCTCACCTTCAAAATCATTCGTAACGACTTGGGTCATTCCTtcttgcaggttacggaaagaggcgagtagttacgaatgcttcAAAATTAAACTGGTTTCATTATTGATACGCGAAGCTGACATCATGACTACTGCTCCTTCCAAGTGAAATCCGTCACTAAGCTGGTTCCCGACTTCCTATGCGGGCTTCTTTACGACAGGGCGGCATTGCGATATGCAAGACGAGGCCCAGTTTAGTCCTCCACTGGAAGAGGAACCAGTCTATATCAGTTGACTGGTTTACTTGTCAAAGAGCGCTTGCGCACCTCAACTTCGTGTGGCAGCTGTTTGGAGGCAGGGTACTTGGCAACAAGCACTTTCATCCCCCAAAGATGGTTCCCTGCGGGTGGGCACCTCACCCAAGAGACAGAGTTGAGGCGTCAGTAATCTATCGCAAAGCGACAAGAATGATCTCTCTTCTTGATCATCACAACTGGGGAATGTCATTTCGAAGTTCTTGGTTGAATTATCTTAGCCTCTAACATTTCTTTAATTTGGCAGGATCGTTCTTTTTTAAGTTCTCGGTTTTCTCTATAGAATGGCATTCTAACAGGTCTAGCATCACCAGTGTCTATTAAACGTTGGTGCAATGATGTATTTCCTAATTGCAACCAGTTTTATGTGAAAGCATCATGAGTTGCTCTGATGAATGTCAACAGTTGCTGTTTCTCATGAGGGGTAAGGTCTGATTCGCTAAGATCAAACTCAAGATCTAAGTGGGTAATGAGGGGAGGAAGTATTTAAATCATTGACATGAATGGACATGGGTCGGTGAGATATGGTGTGGCCAGGGAGAGTATAAATATTTTGAGTATTTACCTCTGCTGCAAGGGCAAGTACTTGTGTGTCCCTAATATTTTGATCTTTTGCATTTAAGATGCGGATGGAAACAGTTTTACCACTTAGCACTAAACATCTGGTACCTTGAAGATTTAGCTTGGGAAGGCTAGGAGAGGGTTCAAGGAGAAGAATTTCACCTGGTCGGGTTCTAGAAATATTGACACTAATAATCGGCTTGACAGTGGGAGGTAGTAATTGCAGATTTCATTCCTCTGACATTTGTGGAAACTAGAGCAACAGTGAGAAGACCCTAATGAATATGAAGACATTTGTTGGGGAGATCTATAATGACTCTGTTTTTATCAAGAAAGTCAAGACCAAAAATACGAGCATGATGGGTATgttaaaagaaagaaagaaagagtgaGGGAGAAGAATATTGCCAATATTTATTTCTAGAGAAATGGGTGTTTTTCCCACCTACACCAACGACTTCAGTGAGAGAGCAAGGCTCATAATGAACGGAATAATAACCAGCCTTACTGAGAAAGTGGTCACGGGCACAGCTGATAGAAGCACCTGTATCAACGAGTGCTGTCGTTCTCATTTGTTCACCTTgacggataattactgggagtattgaatttcaaaaacagcATATGTATTGTGTTTTTGTTAGAGGGAccacaaatgaaacaaaagatgCATCGTGCCTGACCTCAGTGCACTGATGGTCCGGCGTGAATCCCTGTTGTTTATTGCGCGCCATTTTGCCTGTTGACATATACTTACATGGTGACCATCGAGATCGGGAAGGACAATTCTTATCACAACCATTACAGGACTGACAATACTAGGATTGCTCTGTTTATTGCCTTTGGTGTGGATACCATCCCTGGTATGGTTGTTGTCGTGTCTGCTGTAGAGGCATCTGCTGTGGCATCTGCGGTGGGCATGTGTGgagcaacatgaagttagaaacggattggggattcgaatccagaATCTGAATACGttttcgggattcaaatcctgaatctgaattttttgttgacattcgggattcaaatccttttagagttagatattctgccatcaaaaTGTGGCTGTTAATCTGTTAacaatgatgcaaaattaatcaaaatacatctacacaaactggaGAATACGgaaatctaagaactaaattatgcaTCAGATAGGGACCCCCAAATCGCTTTGACATGCTTTCCCATGTAGTACATTGGCACCTttgttacaaattgtgaaactacccaAAGGTATCCtgtcacattggggaacttttcattggaatagtttggttcactgtgaacaagacataacgaaaatatagcGTCAATATAGACAGCAAAtcctctccatgtgatctgagttacataaAACATAGTTAAAGCAAACCCGATCGGACATCGGTGGGATGCCCTGGTCAGACGGGGAATTTTCCGTGTCTCGTCAAAGTTACAAAGTGTCCCTCAACAACATGTTGACATGTTCCTCAGTTATTTCTGTTACATTTGGTTACAACTCAATGTAATTTCTTAAATGTAAATTTTACTTTGGTTAGGTTCTTTTTAAGATTGTGTTTTTGCCTTTTGTTGCTTATTATTTTTcattgtcttatttttctagatttccaaatcaatgttgaaatctagaaatgtacattacacaatgccattttagaaagtagttaaatgtaacatatgtcatgtttggggTTAAGACCTTGTGTGCTGgagattaggtgtctgactctgagtgTGCGGATtctaatcccggatgggactcaaccaaacaagaactagaatttgtactttaacaAGAaactgtaatcccaaatatgacatgtgtgaaaaccgaaatatttcaatgcaaaagatagaaaaatatgttgaaagtgATAGGAAGTCTCTATCGCAGACAAAACTCTATATCTGTTTTATTGACGCTTATGTgtttgcctgcctgtctgctaatgataATATACAGTGTA
It encodes:
- the LOC137261643 gene encoding uncharacterized protein gives rise to the protein MAFRAVGRGKAWYGHVSRMMYCTKEQSSGNIPQQPSPTPKASEKAVDPAPDISTYKVSEYYSHNDFSFYDIDADMKTHRLKQPSNHEALQP